From Juglans regia cultivar Chandler chromosome 6, Walnut 2.0, whole genome shotgun sequence, the proteins below share one genomic window:
- the LOC108983814 gene encoding F-box protein At1g47056-like, which produces MGQSTSTAAILGRREINQSDTSSKTKSMALIYPMHVEDTGGYEGMIDGGGPDYISTLPDECLACIFQSLGSGDRKRCSLVCRGWLRIEGQSRHRLSLHANSDLLPIISSLFSRFDAVTKLALKCDRRSVSIGDEGLILISLKCRNLTRLKLRACRGLTDAGMEGFAKNCKGLKKLSCGSCTFGAKGMKAVLDNCSALEELSVKRLRSITDGAAAEPIGPGVAASSLKTICLKELYNGHCFGPVIIGAKNLRALKLIKCSGDWDKLLQVITDRVTSLVEIHLERLQVSDNGLVAISSCLDLEILHLVKTPECTNVGLVLLADRCRLLRKLHIDGWKANRIGDEGLIAVAKGCSNLQELVLIGVNPTKLSLESLASNCKNLERLALCGSDSVGDAEISCIGAKCVALKKLCIKSCLVSDQGLEALAGGCPNLVKVKLKKCRGVTPEGAEWLRAARESLAVNLDNGEPEHQDASASDGGAQENVVEFPPPIQVPSQLAAAAAAAANIVSGSTGRSSSWKSKLGVASILRRWSSGNSSVRGS; this is translated from the coding sequence ATGGGCCAGTCAACCTCGACGGCTGCAATTTTGGGCCGCCGCGAAATTAATCAGAGCGACACTTCCTCTAAGACCAAATCAATGGCCCTGATCTATCCGATGCACGTTGAAGATACCGGAGGATACGAGGGGATGATCGATGGAGGAGGCCCTGACTACATCTCCACACTGCCAGACGAGTGCCTGGCTTGCATTTTCCAGTCGCTCGGCTCCGGCGACCGCAAGCGCTGCTCTCTCGTCTGTCGCGGCTGGCTCCGGATCGAGGGACAGAGCCGACATCGTCTCTCCCTCCACGCCAACTCAGATCTCCTCCCTATTATCTCGTCTCTTTTCTCTCGATTTGATGCTGTCACGAAACTTGCCTTGAAATGCGATCGTAGATCTGTTAGCATCGGTGACGAGGGACTCATTCTTATATCGCTCAAATGCCGCAACCTCACGCGCCTCAAGCTTCGTGCTTGCCGCGGTTTGACCGATGCCGGCATGGAGGGGTTCGCCAAGAACTGCAAGGGTTTGAAGAAGCTCTCCTGTGGATCTTGTACCTTCGGAGCAAAGGGAATGAAGGCGGTGCTCGATAATTGCTCGGCTCTTGAGGAATTATCGGTGAAGCGCCTGCGTAGCATCACCGATGGAGCTGCGGCTGAGCCGATTGGACCCGGCGTAGCCGCTTCATCTCTCAAAACGATCTGCCTCAAGGAGCTATACAACGGACACTGTTTCGGTCCAGTTATTATCGGCGCGAAGAATTTAAGAGCCTTGAAGCTGATCAAGTGCTCCGGCGATTGGGATAAACTTCTCCAAGTGATAACGGATCGTGTCACTAGCTTGGTTGAAATCCATCTCGAACGGCTACAGGTTAGCGATAACGGCCTCGTGGCGATCTCGAGTTGTTTGGATCTGGAAATTCTGCACCTTGTTAAGACGCCAGAGTGCACGAACGTGGGGCTCGTATTGCTTGCAGATCGTTGTAGGCTCTTGCGGAAGCTTCACATTGACGGATGGAAGGCGAACAGGATAGGCGACGAGGGATTAATTGCCGTCGCGAAAGGTTGTTCTAATCTTCAGGAATTGGTTCTTATCGGTGTGAATCCTACAAAACTGAGTTTGGAATCTTTAGCATCGAATTGCAAGAATCTAGAGCGCTTAGCTTTATGCGGAAGCGATTCAGTTGGTGACGCGGAGATTTCTTGCATTGGCGCGAAATGCGTGGCATTGAAGAAGCTTTGTATAAAAAGTTGCCTGGTTTCGGATCAAGGTTTGGAAGCCCTTGCGGGTGGTTGCCCCAATTTGGTTAAAGTGAAGCTTAAGAAGTGTAGAGGAGTAACACCTGAGGGCGCTGAATGGTTGAGGGCGGCTAGGGAATCACTTGCGGTGAACTTAGATAATGGTGAGCCTGAACATCAGGATGCGAGTGCGAGTGACGGTGGAGCTCAGGAAAACGTTGTTGAATTTCCTCCTCCCATTCAGGTGCCTAGCCAATTGGCGGCGGCAGCAGCAGCGGCGGCTAATATTGTATCGGGCAGTACTGGTCGATCGAGTTCATGGAAATCGAAGCTAGGGGTGGCTAGCATTTTGAGAAGGTGGTCAAGTGGTAACAGCAGTGTCCGGGGTAGTTAG